Below is a window of Phyllopteryx taeniolatus isolate TA_2022b chromosome 16, UOR_Ptae_1.2, whole genome shotgun sequence DNA.
AGACATTTTGACCCCAGGGACAATTATTTCCACGTCCATTATTTTTTATGTGAAAACGTGTAAAGGGCATTGGCGCCCTTGACAACAACCCGTAATCCCACCACAGGAATGTCGGGCATGTCCGCCGGCGGCCCATTGCCACGTTGCTTTCAAGCGTCCGCCGCTTGGCATACACGGCAGCCAACGTGGAAGGAAGGTGTTTAGAGGCCTTGAAGGTGGTTACTTCAGGGAATGCTGGGAAGTACAAGAACAGGCTATGGGATGCCCACTGCAGCCTGCTGCCTTCGCTCCTGATTCTCATTAGCCTCCGAAAGGAATGCGGGGAATTTTAGATGCAGAAGAGGCAGCAACTCTACCAGGCCACTCTGCTGTGCCTGCTTTATTTTCCTTGTATTATGTTTCcaggacacccccccccccccacacacacacacacacagcaccccctTTTCTCCCCCGAGCGGTTTAGTCTGAGGCTGTTTTCCCAGTCCGCATTTTATTCTCCCCCCCGCCCCATTACCAAACCTCGCGACTAGAATGCAGTTGTCTTGTTAACCGATTGCACTTGAACGTGGCACATGACTTCTCTAATAGTCAACCTGCTGTGCTCCAGAATGTTACAAAACGGCAAACTTTTTGGGGTATGCGCAGAAGATATCAACTTTCCAACTAGAATGGACAAATCTCCACCATTATATACCTGTAGAATGGTATAGTTTAACACTGTAAATACTAGATGACAGCCACGCGTCTCTATAAATCCCGGCTGCTAAGCAGAATATGTCTGAAGTTGgcatcaataataaaaaagacaaaaaaaactgactacCCATTGCTGAGTCAGCTATGATTAGCGTCAATGTGAAGAGGCTCGCCTCCCAAGAACCCTCCACGAACAATACTGCGTCATCATTTTGATAGATTTAGTtgatttctttttacacttttatgacagttaagaatgttaaaaatgcGAACAAAGGATACAtagcattatttttgttttatcataAAGTGGTTCatgtctttttacacttgtataacTGTTAAGAATGCGAACAAAACATTGACGAAGGacatttcaagttgtttaatattttgttatattgcacagcggtggcggcacggtagccgactggttagaacgtcagcctcacagcgctgaggacctgggtttaatccccggccccgcctgtgtggagtttgcatgttctccccgtgcctgcgtgagttttctacgggcactctagtttcctcccaaatcccaaaaacatgcattcattgaagactctaaattgcccgttggtgtgactgtgcgtgcgaatggttgtttgtttgtatgtgccctgcgattggctggcaaccagttcagggtgtaccccgcctcctgcccgatgatagctgggataggctccagcacgcagtgaggagaaacggctcagaaaatggatggatggatggatggatgcacagcagttcacttctttttacacttgtataacaGTTAAAAATACTACAAACGtcaaactttcatttttttctgatctTATCCAGCTGTTGACCTTTTACAATTTTATGACAGATaacaatgctaaaaaaaaatgctcacaaAGGGCTGAATTGTTTTAACAGTTTTAGTGCACAGCAGTTGGCTTCTTTTTACGCTTGTATTACAGTTAAGAATGCTAGAAATGCTAACATCTATGGGtaagtcattttatttcattcattgcatttttattatatGGTGGTTGACTTCTTTTGACACTTGTATGGCAGTTAAGATTataaaaaaacactaacatCATAGAATACATTGCTTTAGTgtgtttacacttgtatgacaggtGACAAATTGGTGTTGGtggaaaatatgtatattttggccttggtggaggccCGTCTTAATCAAGCGCTGATGAGGCCATTTATTCTGGGGACGTGTTGTGACGTCATCAGTACGCATGGCGTCACAATCAACTCCTCACCTGATTGGTCAGACGTATGTCCTTCCTCCGCCCGCGATGACAGGTATGGTCCTCGTGGTGCGCGCGCATCCTCCTCCTTCAGCGGGCACGCGCAGCCAGGCAGAGCGCATGCGTGCTGGGCGCCATGTTGTTGCCCACAGGGGGTCCACGGgtctcacaaacacaaaatgatgaTTGACAGTTCCCAAggtagaaagaagaaaaaaaaaaaaaaaaaaaaaggggtcacGTCGGGGGTTTAGACTGGAAGTGTTCCTTTGGAGGCACTGCGGAGGCTGACATGTTGGGAAAACACGCAAAATATGTTCGGGATAAACATCTGGAGGTGCCCAAATAAGGTGTCCCGTTCACTTAATGACTTTCATGGAATCCTATTTTGGAGcacacattaataaaaaaaaataataatacaaaaaaactgaGGGGAGTGAAGCCGAATAGGGTCAAAACTCGTCTTCGGAGAACTGGTTCAATTAAACGACCACAAACTTTTGTCTTTCAACGACAACAATGCGACAAACTACAGCACGGTGCGATTAGATCACCGCAACTTCTCCCGACCAAAACAAAGCTCAAAATCATTTCCAAAGCGACTACTTCCAACTTCctggcagaaaaaaagaaagaaaatgaagacGTTTCACCACCGGAACTCGTTTTTCAGCTGCCAAAGCATCCTGGAAACAGAGACCGCCAAATGTACGTCCTTCTTCTCCAAATGGCGCAGCATTTTGTTGtccaagtacaaaaaaaaaaacacacacaaaaaacgtgTTTTATCTCGAAAGGGTTCGTGGTTGTTCTCTAACTAAACGAGTGCCGTGAAGCGGCGGGAGCGCGCATAGTTACTTCTTCGATATGTGTGACCGCAGGAGCGCGCACCGTCGTCTGGGCGGAGAAATTGTGACGTACTAGATTTGTTGCCTTCCATTACACTCGGAAATCGGAATGAGCACGATAGATTtcgtttgtaaaataaatactgcaCAATGATACATTTAGTTGTACCTGTTGCCTTGTTACTTACATTGACACTGGGAAATCGAGATAGCTATATATTTCGTAAAATAAACGTAATGATACGTTTACATGTACCTGTCATATTTTACAGTTATATGTAGGTATCACGCCTATGTTGCCTTCACAAATACTCGGAAACCAGAgccaaaaatatattaatggtGCGTAAGTAAAATATATGCAACGATGGGTTCacatatacagttgaaaccagatgtttataTACACTATACATAGACACTCTTTttttcactgtctgacatgaaatcagacgaAACATTTCGTGTTTTgtgtcaattaggattaccacaattatttctattttctaaaTACCAGAAaaaattttggattttttttaaatacaaattttcaTTGCTTTATTCAAAGTCagaaatgtacatacatttcattagtactgcgtaccattgcctttaaactgaATGACTTAGTATTAAGTCATACTAATCATTATCGGTATAAGgaagtatacttttttttagggCCACTCGATGCAAAATGACTAAATTTGCAATTTAATATCCTCAAACCCTCAATTATAGGccatcagaggtgggtaggaacacgttacatttactccgttacatttactcaagtaacattttggataaattgtacgtTGTAcatgtcagagtagttttaattaataatactttttacttttactcaagtatttatgttaagaagaaacggtacttttactctattacaataatctacatgccatATGCTACTTTCGCTTATCAATAATTTTgtgcgcaatctatttttagacttcagcATCCGGTGCTGTTGCTACAATCCATCGTGATTACCGCAGTGATGTGTGACtcaaatttacaagaaagtcacatgtcctcacacaacgtcttctattgggctttgcAGGCCAATCAAAGATAGTTGTGACAGCCGTGCGTGACtgatgtttacattacagactacgaaaaacaacagctttaacaagtagcgtagttttgtcactgctcaaacttggatattgcagcccacttctaacttgagaaaaaatcttgcagtaaattgcagatgctTTTGCtattgttttggctgtgcatatggcaacattaccACTATCTtatgtgcatatggcaacattatcttatggtcacaagtaactgtaaagcATGCATCTTGTTCTCTCtgcctctctctccccctcacacatccatccatccattttctgagccgcttctcctcacgatggtcgcgggcgtgctggagcctatcccagctatcatcgggcaggaggcggggtacaccctgaactggttgcccctcacacacacacaatcaataagtctggtcagcaaactgCTTCTTCATGCATTTTAatggataaagcaaatcatgtttctgtaAGACCCTACGCATGtgttgtttttccatccattttccaaaccgcttatcctcactagggccgtgggcgtgctggagcctatcccagctgactctgggcgagaggcagggtacacactctgacctggtcgccagccaatagcaggtgGTTTTTAtccacttaaaaattgaaatggtggcaggtggcattgaacatgagttggaATGTcatgttacttctgaacacagccacataccagTTGTAAGAGGGAGTGCTTCCTTGTGCAGCCAGATACTTTACTTAaaatttatttaaccaggtaaaagaccagctAAAACGCTTTTGCAATGGTGagctggccaagaaggcagcaagttaaacgtcaagtTCAAGCCAATCACAATGAAGtttatttcacttatttttacctcccctctcaaggagctacaaaaataaaccagtatatttgatgttcatgttctgatttaaaaaataaatcagaagctACTCACTAGTTATTCAGTACTTTAGTTTATTTCAGAGTAcccttttactcaagtaattatttggactactttttacttgagtcatatctaaagtaacagtactcttacttgagtacaatatttggctactctacccagcTCTGTAGGTCATTACAGATCTAGTAAAACTGAGTCAAATGAATAAATCACacaagcattttttatttttttctccaaaagcatgtaaaaaaaaaaaaaaaaaaaacatgacaaatgcTCAAAATATTGAGGCATAGAATGAGAGATTTAAatgtaatagtaaaaaaaaaatgcaattgagAAGAGGAAGACCGCAAAACGCAGTCCAAGCGTTCTTTTGCTATAAGGCCACCTCAATCCACAGGTCAAGCAtgttatacatatatacatatataaatatatatatatatatatatatagttgatACGGATGATTTAAGACCCCCTTCcacttttcactctttgttacattgcagccatttgttaaaatcatttaatttttttctcatgtacacacagcaccccatattgacagaaaaaaaaatgtgaaatttttgatttattaaaaaagaaaaactgaaatcacacagccataagtattcagaccctttgctgtgacactcatacatttaactcgggtgctctCCATTTcatctgatcatccttgagatggtgctacaccttcattggagtccagcgggacttgattaggaaagccacacccctgtatatataagaccttacagtgcatgtcagagcaaatgagaatcatgaggacgaaggaactgcctgaagagctcagagacagaattgtggaaaggcacagatctggccaaggttacaaaaacatttctgctgcacttaaggttcctaagagcagtggggtccataatccttaaatggatgaccagaacccttccttgagctggccatccggccaaactgagcaattgggggagaagagccttggtgagagaggtgaataacccaaagatcactctggctgagctccagagatgcagtcaggagatgggagagtTTTATAAAGTCAACAATCACTGCAGCACTCCaccccaattgagcatctctggaaagacctgaaaatggctgcccaccaacattcgcCATCCAACCTAACAGAACTGGAGGGGATCTatgaggaggaatggcagatgatccacaaatccaggtgtggaaaaacatgttgcatcattcccaaaaagactcatggctgtattagctcaaaagggtgcttctactaaatacggagcaaagggtctgattacttatggctgtgtgatatttccttttttcttaataaatctgcaaacatttcaacaattcctctttttttctgtcaatatggtgtgctgagtgtacattaatgtggaaaaaaaaatgaacttaaatgattttagcaaatggctgcaatataaaagtgacaaattcaagggggtctgaatactttccgtacccactgtgtgtgtatatatatatataaaccactGTCAAAAAGAGGCGTAAGtttgaaaagatgaaaaatcCATGAGAACAAAACAGCAGACTtaactttttcctcaaaaaccTGCCATCATCAATCACCTAACCAGAGTGATGTTCACAGATGTACCCTTGGTGGGCaacaaccaacaaacaaaaagacaacattttccacatacagtataataatttcaaattgaAAGCATTCAATGATTAAAAAGtcaacatacacatacatacgtaACAGCAGAGTTAGAAgtattgtacagtacattattttgTGGAGTCGTGAGTGGGGCTGCTGGTTGAGTGGGAATGTGGCGTGAAGTCTGCTTTTGGAAAAGGCATGATCAGGACATGAAGTCATAGTGAGTTCTAAggcttttcatttaaaaaaaaaaatgcaaataatcaaTTTTATTGGTCACAGCATGCTCGATTCACAGTAACAAAATCTATCGAGTCATTCAAGTGTCAGTCAAGTCcctaaaattagattttttttaaatgttcacacaataaaaaaaaaacataatcctGATTAATAGTTCGTCAATCAAAATGGAGGCCAGAAACGGAGGCAGCCGTGACTaaaaaggcatttaaaaaaaattttaaaaaggaaagaaaaaacgGTCATATGGTTAACTATTTCTCCTCAGACAAGCCAGCGGGTCAGCAGCAGGGGGCACTCTGCACCGGCTGTTACACGTGCAGCATTCACTCATTTTAGGGGGCACCACTTCTTGAAGGAATAGGTCCAGGTGCCAACTGGTTAGGACAGCATCTTAGTATCTATggtcatctatttatgccaacCACGTGTAGTGACATGCAGAAacattaaatgctcttccactaccaCCATGCATTTTGTTCAGTGGTGTGTCGTTTAAACgatttttctattgtaaaatatataccttggctcaataaaagtttgcAAACACTGGGTTTGGGGAGGGTAAcaaaggattattattatttatttttttttacatgattggAATGATTCAAACGACAGATGGCACAAACGCGTGGGGTGTTTTCGGCAACTTGGGGCGATTGGTGTCGAGTGGGGGTGGGAGGGTATTTACGAATCACAAAAACTACAGCGCTATGTACAGATAaattcacaaaacaaacaatccaAGTGCTCGTAAActaaataaaaccaataattaCAACATTAAAGGCCGATCCAGTGGTGAAAATAAGGCCGTTGGGACCTCCTCGTACTGACTACATGCAACAAAGACGGTCGACACTCCACAACAGAATaagtagaaaagaaaaaaaacacgaggTAATGTTACAGTACCCTGTTTCATCCCCTGTCAGGTGCTCGGGCCCGCTGCGGTTCattattgtaacatttttgtataaAATCCTTGGGTGACACTGCCAATAAAAAGCCTGGGATAGTTGACCTGAGTgactgagtgagtgagtgtgtgtttgcgtgtgagtgtgtgtgtttgtgtgtgtgtataaaaaaagTGTGAGCCTGCTGATGTGATTAAATGGTTGCAAATCATttgtaataacaacaacaataagaaaTAACAGAATTACAGCATGGTAACGTTTCCCCCTTCGCCCAAGCCCAGACAGCTGTTGGTCACAATCAACTAGCTGGTAATAAactaaaaagaacaacaaaataatggtGTGAATTAtggccagttaaaaaaaataaaataaaaataaaattttaaaaagcgaTGTcaccgttttttgtttgtttttacgcCGTCTTGGTTATGTTTTCTGTCTCCTTGGCGGCCCAGCGCTCTTTGTGCTGCTTGCGTCCAAAGCCCTCGTCATAGTTGCCTTTGcttttgaacagctgcttgAAATGAGGCTTGCAGTAGAATTCACCTTGCAAGGCAGCGAAGCTTCCCAGGCTGTgggcagaagaaaaacaaatcacaacCAGTCCGATCATAAAGTTGGAGGAGTTGAAGCATTTTACACtcgaccgtgtgtgtgtgtatacaagtgtataaacacacacacacatatatatacatatatatatatatacatatatatacacacacacacatatatatatatatatatatatatacacacacacacacacatatatatacacacacacacacacacacacacacacacacacatatatatatacatacatacatatatatatatatatatatatatacacacacatatatatatacatacatatatatatatatacatacacatacatatatatatacatatacatatatacatacatacatatatatatatacatacacatacatatatatatatatatatatacacacatatgtatatatatatatatatatatacacacatatatatatatatatatatatatatatacacacatatatatatatatatatatatatacacacatatatatatatatatatatatacacacatatatatatatatatatatatacacacatatatatatatatatatatatatatacacacacatatatatatatatatatatatatacacacatatatatatatatatatatatatatacacacacatatatatatatatatatatatatatacacacacatatatatatatatatatatatatatacacacacatatatatatatatatatatatatatatatacacacatatatatatatatatatatatatatatatatatatatacacatacatatatatatgtacatatatatacatatacacatacatatatatatatacatatatatacatacatacatatatatatacatatatatacatacatacatatatacatatatatacacatatatatacatacatatatatacatacacatacatacatatatatatatacacatatatatacatacacatatatatatatatacacatatatatatatatatatatatgtatacacatatatatatatatatatatatatatatacacatatatatatatatatatatgtatacacatatatatatatatatatatatatatatacacatatatatatatatatatatatacacatatatacatacatatatatatatacatacatatatatatatatatatatatatatacatacatatatatatatgtatatatatatatatatatatatatatatacatacatatatatatatatatatatatatatatatatatatatatatacatatatatacatatatatatatatatatatacacatatatatatatatatatatacacatatatatatatatatatatacacatatatatattatatatatatatatatatatatacacatatatatattatatatatatatatatatatatatacacatatatatatatatatattatatacatatatatatatatatatatacacatatatatatatatatatattatatatatatatatatatacatatatatatatatatacatatatatatatatatatacacatatatatatatatacatatatatatatatatatacacatatatatatatacatatatatatatatatatatatatacacatatatatatatatatatatatatatatatacacatatatatatatatatatatatatacacatatatatatatatatatatatatatatacatatatacacatatatatatatatatatatatatatatatacatatatacacatatatatatatatatatatatatatatatatacatatatacacatatatatatatatatatatacacatatacaaatatatatatatatatatatacacatatatatatatatatatatatatatacatatatatatatatatatatatatatatacacatatatatatatatatatatatatatacacatacacatatatatatatatatatacacatatatatatatatatatatacacatatatatatatatatatatatacacacatatatatatatatatatatatacacatatatatatatatatatatatacacatatatatatatatatatatatatatacacatatatatatatatatatatatatatacacatatatatatatatacacacatatatatatatatatacacacatatatatatatatatatatacacacatatatatatatatatacacatatatatatatatatatatatatacatatacacacacacatatatatatatatacacacacatatatatatatatatatacacacatatatatatatatatagacacatatatatatatatatatatatatatacacacacatatatatatatatatatatatatacacacacatatatatatatatatatatacacacatatatatatatatacacatatatatatatatatacacacatatatatatatatatacacacacatatatatatatacatatatatacacatatatatacacatacatatatatacatatatatacacatatatatacatatatatatacacatacatatatatacacatatatatacacatacatatacacatacatatatacatatatatatacacatacatatatatatatatatatatatatatatacacatacatatatacatacatatatacatatatacatacatatatacacatatatatacatatatacacatatatatacacatatatatatacacatacatatatatacacatgtatatatatatacacatacatatatatacacatgcatatatatacacatacatatatatacacatgtatatatatacacatacatatatacacatacatatatacacatacacatgtatatatacacatacatatatatacatgtatatatatatacacatacatatatatacatatatatatatacacatacatatatatacatacacatacatatatatacatatatatatatatacacatacatacatatatatatacacatacatatatatacacatacatacacatacatatatatacacatacatacatacacatacatagaGCACGTATCAATTATCAATACTTTACACTGAATTTTCTATACCTTTAAGGCTTGCAAGATTTTTGTTCAAAtagatttaatgtttaaaaagtgtgcttTAACAAGcttgtgagagtgtgtgtgtgtgtgtgtatatatatatatatatatatatatatatatatatatatatagccaccatgccccccccccgacacacacacacacgcgcgcacgcacacacacgcggtggccgactggttagagcgtcagcctcacagttctgaggacccgggttcaatccccggccccgcctgtgtggagtttgcatgttctccccgtgcctgcgtgggttttctccgggcactccggtttcctcccacatcccaaaaacatgcattaattggagactctaaattgcccgaaggcatgactgtgagtgagaatggttgtttgttctatgtgccctgcgattggctggcaaccagttcagggtgtaccctgcctcctgcccgatgacagctgggataggctccagcacgcccgcgacccgagtgaggagaagcggctcagaaaatggatggatggatatatattatatatatatatataaataaataacaggggttcactgtacatcaATGTGGTGTGCGGTCACCTGAGCTTGGTGTTGCAGTGCTTGCAGCAGAAGCACGTGGAGTGGAAGACCTGGTTGTCAGCCACCAGCCGCTCCATGGGGTAGACCGTCTTCTCGCACGATGAGCAAACCTCCTTCTGCGTCTTGAAGCTAAAGGACTGTGTGCACACAGAACAACACGTCGACGTTATACACGGAAGTGAAATATCTATGGTGCCGTGAAAAGTATTCGCAAATTCTGCATAATTTCCCTACTTTAAAATgcccgtattttgccaaaccaactttttctagtatttaggATGTAATATTGTTTCTATGATGCcacagtaaacgtgaaatatgaattaaaatcaaaaCGTGAATGTAACCCCAGAATCAGGTAAGAGTAGATCTGACTTGCAAACCACGGGTATGACACACAACCATGGACGTACCAAGaacataacacaaaaatgtgaacatAACACTGACGTGAATGCAACACACGCAACTGTGGAAGTAACAAATAACTGTggccatgacacacacacacaactgtggACATTACATTCACAACCATGTGGATGTAACGCACACAACCCTGGAGGTAACACATAACCTTGGCCCTAACTACCACAACCGtggacacaaaacacacataacAGTGGatgtaacacacacaaacagaaaactGTGGCCATAATGCACAATCATGGACACAACACAAAGCATGGACataacacacacaaccacagcAGTAAACAGTTGTATGTTTGGGATCTCTGGTTGGCTCGATGTTTAGTTTCAGTGAGACCCCAGCTGCTG
It encodes the following:
- the limd2 gene encoding LIM domain-containing protein 2 is translated as MDTRNTEEKPVQRSKSFSFKTQKEVCSSCEKTVYPMERLVADNQVFHSTCFCCKHCNTKLSLGSFAALQGEFYCKPHFKQLFKSKGNYDEGFGRKQHKERWAAKETENITKTA